The following are from one region of the Jeongeupia sp. USM3 genome:
- a CDS encoding GFA family protein → MTHRASCHCGRIAFEVDGEIGPVTACNCSICQRRGHLLWFVPRASVRLLTPEADMSTYTFNKHVIQHRFCPTCGCGPFGEGVDPAGNPIAAVNVRCIEGIEIGELQIRQYDGRSK, encoded by the coding sequence GCCGCATTGCCTTCGAGGTCGACGGCGAAATCGGCCCGGTGACCGCCTGCAACTGTTCGATCTGCCAGCGCCGCGGCCACCTGCTGTGGTTCGTGCCGCGCGCCAGCGTCCGGCTGCTGACGCCGGAAGCGGACATGAGCACGTACACCTTCAACAAACACGTGATCCAGCACCGCTTCTGCCCGACCTGCGGCTGCGGCCCGTTCGGCGAGGGTGTCGATCCGGCCGGCAACCCGATCGCCGCGGTCAACGTCCGCTGCATCGAAGGCATCGAGATCGGCGAGCTGCAGATCCGGCAGTACGACGGCCGCAGCAAGTAG